One region of Salvia miltiorrhiza cultivar Shanhuang (shh) chromosome 3, IMPLAD_Smil_shh, whole genome shotgun sequence genomic DNA includes:
- the LOC131014621 gene encoding RNA polymerase sigma factor sigE, chloroplastic/mitochondrial-like, with protein MGVTTVSSSAGRTPLGLRARNLNRPSSLKRPVVLAFKSNETKTTSLVAKRESLALPLETNKENIKTSRKMKKRPERVKAVTVDQVSPSILELDCGEAAAKLEKLYKWSPGTDVSDEEVKTGRGKRRQPLRKKSAETEEAQKEREVSLVRSQRKAKRLNLEKRIAMRMNKEGEFVALAQNKKHRKNDEDEKVDRLVREYTSSTDLVSLDWKKMKIPPVLTSSEHAWLFKLMQPMKEILKVKETLKSDLGRELTDDELAEAINMDTFQLRKQLEVGRAARNKLIKHNLRLVLFVMNKYFQDFANGPRFQDLCQAGVKGLMTAIDRFEPRRKFRLSTYGLFWIRHAIVRSMTLSSFTKVSFGLESVRVEIQRAKQEQLVELQRTPTVEEITKRVGISPERYHEVMRASKPIGSLHARHDVTNEEFINAITDVDGVEGDSRRQPALLRLALDDVLDSLKPKESLVMRQRYGLDGKGDRTLGEIAGNLNISREMVRKHEMKALMKLKHPTRVDYLRRYIYK; from the exons ATGGGAGTCACCACTGTTTCTAGTTCTGCGGGACGAACTCCATTGGGATTGAGAGCAAGAAATTTGAATCGTCCATCCTCATTGAAAAGGCCAGTAGTGTTGGCTTTCAAATCCAATGAAACTAAAACTACATCTTTGGTTGCTAAACGAGAATCTTTAGCTTTACCTTTGGAGACGAATAAAGAGAATATAAAGACGTcaaggaagatgaagaagcGGCCTGAACGAGTAAAAGCAGTCACTGTTGATCAAGTCTCTCCAAGTATATTGGAGTTAGATTGCGGTGAAGCAGCTGCTAAACTTGAAAAGTTATACAAATGGAGTCCTGGTACAGATGTCTCTGATGAGGAGGTCAAAACAGGAAGGGGGAAGAGAAGGCAGCCTCTTAGGAAAAAGAGTGCGGAAACAGAGGAGGCACAGAAAGAAAGGGAGGTGAGTTTGGTGAGGAGTCAGAGAAAGGCTAAAAGATTGAATCTCGAGAAGAGAATTGCTATGAGAATGAACAAGGAAGGTGAATTTGTTGCATTGGCCCAAAATAAGAAACACAGAAAGAATGATGAAGATGAGAAGGTTGATAGGCTTGTTAGAGAGTATACTTCTTCAACGGATTTGGTCAGCTTAGATTGGAAGAAAATGAAGATTCCACCTGTTCTTACTTCATCTGAGCATGCCTGGCTTTTTAAACTGATGCAACCTATGAAG GAAATCCTCAAAGTTAAGGAAACCTTAAAAAGTGATTTAGGAAGAGAGCTAACTGATGATGAGTTAGCAGAGGCAATAAATATGGATACCTTTCAGCTGCGGAAACAGTTGGAAGTTGGTCGAGCTGCCAGAAATAAGTTGATTAAG CACAACCTGCGGCTTGTTCTATTTGTCATGAATAAGTATTTTCAAGACTTTGCTAATGGCCCAAGATTCCAAGATCTCTGTCAAGCTGGGGTGAAGGGTCTTATGACTGCTATAGATCGCTTTGAACCAAGAAGGAAGTTCCGACTCTCAACATATGGCCTCTTCTGGATCAGGCATGCCATTGTTCGTTCAATGACATTGTCAAGCTTCACAAAGGTCTCCTTTGGCCTTGAATCG GTCAGAGTAGAAATCCAGAGGGCCAAGCAGGAGCAGCTTGTTGAGCTTCAGAGGACACCAACCGTTGAAGAGATTACAAAACGGGTTGGAATCTCCCCTGAAAGATACCATGAAGTGATGAGGGCATCGAAGCCTATTGGTTCTCTCCATGCACGTCATGATGTAACCAATGAGGAGTTCATCAACGCCATAACTGATGTTGATGGTGTTGAAGGAGATAGTAGGAGACAACCGGCACTTCTCAGACTTGCTCTTGATGATGTG CTTGATTCTCTAAAGCCTAAGGAGAGCTTGGTGATGAGGCAGAGATACGGGCTCGACGGGAAAGGGGATAGAACACTTGGAGAAATTGCTGGGAATTTGAACATTTCAAGAGAAATGGTTCGGAAGCATGAAATGAAGGCTCTCATGAAGCTCAAACATCCAACTCGAGTGGATTACCTTCGCCGCTACATTTACAAATGA
- the LOC131014624 gene encoding plastidial pyruvate kinase 4, chloroplastic: protein MIIGAVSVCSIANQASFLYHARFPDPSEVNLYGLSSFLPCKSGIKIPDYGNHIFLLQGRDKLTPRAAYSMPPEREDAQRQSSPHSSDYHLFVFPENDENLEEPRKGRAASRMQPSIDLQQIAEKQGNQVTILDKLKAVHLHILAMEQWNASRLKLCHRNYSASAINVLHYLALKSLDTEQIKEELSSIGLMNLETINTHVLSSLSGCIEMLINSRSDSLLGIKVSGEGLPVHQSLGNQNIDLGMTAMVKNSSSNRDLLLGKLQNQKMAHIMVTVGQEAAENDMHITDLINSGATIFRINCAHGNPELWSKIITTVKRCSRLLEKPCRILMDLAGPKLRTGRLKDGPCVVKISPKRNALGRVICGAQVWLSPQGAGPPPSHLSPDVILQVDGEKFLSKLEVDDSVRFTDARGKRRSLRILSKYPVFSGAGLMAECSKTAYLESGTALYIKEKGKKSSVGFVASVPPAEQFVRLRVGDLLVLSRDSSDEQDTSPSSAVGTHKMTCPCGYLFDSVKPGDPIAFDDGKIWGVIKGTSISEVVVTITHAGPKGTKLGSEKSINIPQSDIRYEGLTSKDLIDLDFVAAHADMVGISFIRDVHDIVVLRQELSKRKFSKLGIVLKIETQGGFEKLPLLILEAMKSENPLGVMIARGDLAVECGWEKLADIQEEIMSICSAAHLPVILATQVLESLVKTGVPTRAEITDAANGRRASCVMLNKGNHIAKAVSTLDTILNSQCLNAKAELKPLILVNRVG, encoded by the exons ATGATCATAGGAGCAGTTTCAGTTTGCTCTATTGCTAACCAGGCATCATTTTTGTATCAT GCTAGGTTCCCAGATCCCTCAGAAGTCAACTTATATGGGCTCTCCTCATTTCTGCCTTGTAAATCTGGCATTAAAATTCCAGATTATGGGAATCACATATTTCTTCTTCAAGGTCGAGACAAACTCACCCCAAGAGCTGCATATAGCATGCCACCTGAACGTGAGGATGCTCAAAGACAGAGCTCTCCTCATTCCTCAGATTATCACTTATTTGTTTTTCCTGAGAATGATGAGAATCTTGAAGAACCGAGAAAAGGAAGAGCTGCCTCCAGAATGCAGCCCAGTATTGATCTTCAACAAATTGCTGAAAAGCAGGGAAACCAAGTGACTATTCTTGATAAGCTGAAGGCAGTTCATTTGCACATTCTAGCTATGGAACAGTGGAATGCGTCAAGGCTTAAACTGTGTCACCG AAATTACTCAGCAAGTGCTATAAACGTGTTGCACTATTTGGCACTGAAAAGCCTGGATACAGAACAGATCAAAGAAGAGCTTTCCTCTATTGGGCTTATGAATTTAGAGACCATAAATACACATGTTCTTTCAAGTCTTTCTGGATGTATTGAAATGCTTATTAACTCAAGATCAGATTCTCTCCTTGGCATAAAAGTTTCTGGTGAAGGGCTCCCTGTTCATCAAAGCTTGGGCAATCAAAATATAGACCTTGGAATGACAGCAATGGTGAAAAATTCATCTTCTAATAGAGACCTGCTTCTGGGAAAACTTCAAAACCAGAAAATGGCTCATATCATGGTAACGGTTGGGCAAGAGGCAGCAGAAAACGATATGCATATAACAGACCTCATCAATTCAGGGGCCACGATCTTTCGTATCAACTGTGCTCATGGAAACCCAGAGTTATGGAGTAAGATAATCACTACTGTGAAGAGATGTTCTCGTCTTCTGGAGAAACCTTGTCGGATCCTCATGGACTTGGCTGGACCAAAGCTTCGAACTGGAAGACTGAAGGATGGTCCATGTGTAGTGAAAATCTCCCCCAAAAGGAATGCACTTGGTAGGGTTATATGTGGAGCCCAAGTTTGGCTGAGCCCACAAGGAGCAGGCCCACCACCTTCGCACCTGTCCCCTGATGTTATTTTGCAAGTGGATGGTGAAAAATTTCTCAGCAAGTTGGAGGTTGATGATTCTGTGAGATTCACTGACGCCCGTGGAAAACGGAGAAGTCTCCGAATCTTAAGCAAGTATCCTGTTTTTTCTGGTGCTGGATTGATGGCTGAATGCAGCAAAACTGCGTATCTTGAGTCTGGCACTGCATTATATATTAAGGAGAAAGGGAAAAAATCTTCAGTTGGATTTGTTGCTAGTGTTCCTCCTGCAGAGCAATTTGTTAGATTGAGAGTTGGTGACTTGCTGGTTTTATCTCGGGATAGCTCAGACGAGCAAGATACATCACCTTCTTCAGCAGTTGGCACCCATAAGATGACTTGCCCTTGTGGCTATCTGTTTGATTCAGTAAAACCAGGAGACCCCATTGCTTTTGATGATGGAAAGATATGGGGAGTTATTAAAGGAACTAGCATTTCAGAAGTTGTCGTAACAATCACTCATGCTGGTCCTAAAGGTACTAAACTGGGTTCAGAAAAATCCATAAATATTCCCCAGAGCGATATCCGGTATGAAGGTCTGACTTCAAAGGACCTTATAGATCTCGACTTTGTAGCTGCACATGCTGACATGGTGGGTATTTCATTTATTCGAGATGTTCATGATATTGTTGTCTTGCGTCAAGAGctttcaaaaagaaaattttcaaagttgGGGATTGTGTTGAAGATTGAGACACAAGGCGGATTTGAGAAATTGCCCCTCTTAATACTCGAAGCTATGAAATCAGAAAACCCTTTAGGAGTGATGATTGCTAGAGGAGATCTTGCAGTGGAATGTGGATGGGAGAAGCTTGCCGATATACAGGAAGAGATTATGTCCATTTGCAGTGCCGCCCATCTACCAGTAATTTTAGCAACGCAGGTTCTGGAATCACTTGTCAAGACCGGGGTGCCTACTAGAGCGGAAATCACAGATGCTGCCAATGGAAGGAG GGCTAGCTGCGTGATGCTCAACAAAGGTAATCATATTGCGAAAGCTGTATCTACTCTCGACACCATTTTAAATAGCCAATGCTTAAATGCTAAAGCAGAACTGAAGCCTCTGATTTTAGTCAATCGTGTAGGTTGA
- the LOC131014622 gene encoding uncharacterized protein LOC131014622, with translation MVKLASARETRTYGSRVSRNRAEYMNAGLYVFATILLVGGFVAQFSGEPRSGLVLLLLGFFAVIIVNVHDLFAHLAAIDYRLPLMEYDLQLALVEFAVPLVYTIGTILLFVATLFLFVQAEKGYGIFILEKHALSMFIAGPVLWLIGSIHNSCQIYERSDAHLQILQEAVLIPFLLASLLFVVGAVINCQEHDGSIHHGLELLGETCIWLCIIGSSVLFIGAIANVVKVFKMQQHNGLRLEKLRGGAQERLIEIREGHVPLISEDSRRRRLLDAQNSRKETAGDVEKGPATKLPTPYKDVLISQKCKGILSVALGRPCYAHSLFGSL, from the exons ATGGTGAAGTTGGCGTCGGCCCGAGAAACCCGCACGTACGGGTCGAGAGTGTCCCGGAACCGGGCGGAGTACATGAATGCGGGCCTCTACGTCTTCGCCACGATCCTCCTCGTGGGAGGCTTCGTCGCCCAGTTCTCCGGCGAGCCCCGATCCGGCCTCGTGCTACTCCTCTTGGGATTTTTCGCGGTTATAATTGTGAACGTGCACGATCTCTTTGCTCATCTCGCCGCCATCGATTACCGGCTGCCCTTGATGGAGTACGATCTGCAGCTCGCCCTCGTCGAGTTCGCCGTGCCCCTCGTTTACACCATTGGCACCATTCTTCTATTCGTCGCCACACTTTTTCTTTTCGTGCAG GCAGAAAAAGGATATGGAATCTTCATATTGGAGAAGCATGCTTTAAGCATGTTCATTGCTGGTCCAGTCCTATGGCTGATTGGATCAATCCATAACTCGTGTCAGATCTACGAGAGGTCGGATGCACATCTTCAAATCTTGCAGGAGGCTGTTCTTATTCCTTTCTTGCTGGCGAGCTTGTTATTTGTAGTCGGTGCAGTTATTAATTGTCAAGAGCACGATGGGTCCATTCACCACGGCTTGGAATTGCTG GGCGAGACATGCATATGGTTGTGTATAATTGGAAGCTCGGTACTTTTCATTGGGGCGATAGCGAATGTAGTAAAAGTGTTCAAGATGCAACAGCATAATGGGCTGAGACTAGAGAAGCTGCGAGGTGGAGCACAAGAGAGGCTTATTGAAATAAGAGAGGGGCATGTGCCACTCATTTCGGAAGATTCTAGAAGACGAAGGTTGTTGGACGCACAAAATTCTAGAAAAGAAACAGCAGGGGATGTGGAAAAGGGTCCGGCAACGAAGCTGCCCACGCCTTACAAAGATGTTCTTATTTCTCAAAA ATGCAAGGGGATTTTGTCGGTGGCCTTAGGAAGGCCCTGCTACGCTCATTCTCTCTTTGGTTCACTCTAG
- the LOC131014625 gene encoding cyclic nucleotide-gated ion channel 1, producing the protein MDFYREKFVRFQDWRSEKSFSEKSPSSGGIHPSRLNSAVYSISDKFHRGLEAGSDRIRRFKGSLRSFSFGKFLTDDEGSRRKILDPQGPFLQKWNKIFVLSCLIAISLDPLFFYIPIINGEKKCLDLDKKLELAASILRSFTDIFYLTHIIFQFRTGFIAPYSRVFGRGVLVEDSWEIAKRYLASYFIIDVLAVLPLPQIVILIIIPKMKGARSLNTKNLLKFVVFFQYIPRVLRVYPLYREVTRTSGILTETAWAGAAFNLFLYMLASHVLGAFWYLFSIERDTTCWIRACGSQSACRDASFYCERDRTLFTKNLTDLCPTQPANTTLFDFGIFLDALQSGVVESKDFPQKFFYCFWWGLQNLSSLGQNLHTSTYVWEICFAVFISISGLVLFSFLIGNMQTYLQSTTLRLEEMRVKRRDAEQWMSHRLLPENIKERIRRYEHYKWQETRGVDEENLIQNLPKDLRRDIKRHLCLDLLKRVPLFEKMDEQLLDAMCDCLKPVLYTEDSYIVREGDPVDEMLFIMRGKLFTVTTNGGRTGFFNSEYLKAGDFCGEELLTWALDPHSSSNLPISTRTVQALSEVEAFALVADDLKFVASQFRRLHSKQLRHTFRFYSQQWRTWAACFIQAAWRRYCRKKLEESLREEENRLQDALAKGGTGSPSLGATIYASRFAANALRALRRNGTRKTRMPERISPMLLQKPAEPDFTAEDK; encoded by the exons ATGGATTTCTACCGTGAGAAGTTTGTGAG ATTTCAAGATTGGAGATCAGAGAAAAGTTTTAGTGAGAAATCTCCCTCTAGTGGTGGAATACATCCGAGTAGACTTAATTCTGCAGTATACTCAATTTCAGACAAATTTCATAGAGGTTTAGAAGCTGGGTCTGATAGAATCAGGAGGTTCAAGGGATCATTAAGATCTTTCTCTTTCGGGAAGTTTCTGACAGATGATGAAGGATCTAGGAGGAAAATTCTTGATCCTCAAGGTCCATTTCTTCAGAAATGGAATAAGATATTTGTGCTGTCATGTCTGATTGCTATCTCTTTGGATCCATTGTTTTTCTATATTCCGATTATCAATGGCGAAAAGAAATGCCTTGATTTGGACAAGAAATTGGAGCTTGCTGCTAGCATTTTACGATCCTTTACAGATATCTTTTACCTCACACATATTATTTTCCAATTTCGTACTGGTTTCATTGCTCCTTATTCACGTGTATTTGGAAGAGGTGTCCTAGTTGAAGATTCCTGGGAAATAGCAAAGAGATATCTGGCATCATACTTTATAATTGATGTTCTTGCAGTTCTTCCGCTTCCACAG ATTGTAATTCTCATCATCATTCCAAAGATGAAAGGAGCAAGATCTTTGAACACCAAGAATTTGCTGAAATTTGTGGTCTTCTTTCAATATATACCAAGGGTTCTCCGGGTCTATCCTTTGTATAGAGAAGTCACACGAACATCTGGCATACTTACTGAAACAGCATGGGCTGGAGCTGCCTTCAACCTTTTCCTTTACATGCTTGCCAGCCAT GTTCTTGGAGCGTTTTggtatttattttcaatagaacGTGACACTACGTGCTGGATAAGAGCTTGTGGAAGTCAATCTGCATGTAGAGATGCTTCATTTTATTGCGAGCGTGACCGCACACTATTCACAAAAAATCTGACGGACTTGTGCCCTACACAGCCTGCTAATACAACGCTGTTTGACTTTGGGATATTCCTTGATGCTCTTCAATCTGGTGTTGTCGAATCAAAAGACTTCCCTCAGAAGTTCTTTTACTGTTTCTGGTGGGGTCTACAGAATTTAAG TTCCCTTGGTCAGAACCTTCACACAAGTACTTATGTCTGGGAAATTTGCTTTGCAGTTTTTATATCTATATCCGGCTTGGTGCTATTTTCGTTTCTGATTGGAAATATGCAG ACTTATCTGCAGTCTACAACTCTAAGATTAGAGGAGATGAGGGTGAAAAGACGAGATGCAGAGCAGTGGATGTCGCACCGCTTACTTCCGGAAAATATAAAGGAACGAATCAGAAGATATGAGCATTATAAATGGCAAGAAACTAGGGGTGTTGATGAAGAGAATCTTATCCAGAATCTTCCCAAGGACCTCAGAAGAGACATAAAACGACATCTCTGTCTGGATTTACTTAAGAGG GTGCCACTCTTCGAGAAAATGGATGAACAACTGCTTGATGCAATGTGTGACTGTCTTAAACCAGTTCTTTACACTGAAGACAGTTACATAGTACGAGAGGGCGATCCAGTTGACGAGATGCTGTTCATCATGCGTGGTAAATTGTTTACGGTGACCACTAATGGAGGAAGGACAGGGTTTTTCAACTCCGAATATCTGAAAGCAGGGGACTTTTGTGGCGAGGAACTCTTGACTTGGGCTCTGGACCCTCATTCATCGTCTAATCTTCCCATCTCCACGAGAACCGTACAAGCCCTTTCAGAAGTCGAAGCATTTGCTTTGGTGGCTGATGATTTGAAGTTTGTGGCATCCCAGTTCAGACGGTTGCATAGTAAACAGCTACGCCATACTTTCAGGTTCTACTCACAGCAATGGAGAACCTGGGCAGCTTGCTTTATACAAGCAGCATGGCGCCGTTATTGTCGGAAGAAGCTGGAGGAGTCTCTTCGCGAAGAAGAAAACCGGTTGCAAGATGCTTTGGCAAAGGGCGGGACCGGCTCACCCAGTCTGGGGGCAACCATTTACGCCTCCAGATTTGCAGCTAATGCGCTCCGTGCTTTGAGACGAAATGGCACGAGAAAGACGAGGATGCCGGAGAGGATATCACCAATGCTGCTTCAAAAACCAGCTGAACCAGATTTCACTGCGGAAGACAAATGA